One Bacillus sp. (in: firmicutes) DNA window includes the following coding sequences:
- a CDS encoding Crp/Fnr family transcriptional regulator — protein sequence MYEQVTEKVKQLFHQKNVRRKYAKGKYLFQEGMPVEELFYIHTGKIQISKVIPDGKELSLQICQSGDIIGEFTLFCPSTTYSLNGKMLEDGEVFVLPKTEFEEALAADPSFTLEWLKWIQLQNRRQQSKFRDLILHGKKGALFSTLIRLVNSFGKEVEDGMLIDVKLTNQQVANLCGTSREVINRMLGDLKKNNIVSIKNGHIIVHDLEFLKREIDCENCPIDICRME from the coding sequence ATGTATGAGCAAGTGACTGAAAAAGTAAAACAATTGTTTCATCAAAAAAATGTTCGTCGGAAATATGCGAAAGGGAAGTATCTTTTTCAAGAAGGGATGCCGGTAGAGGAGTTATTTTATATCCATACAGGTAAAATTCAAATTAGTAAAGTCATCCCTGATGGGAAAGAATTGTCCTTACAAATCTGCCAATCAGGAGACATTATCGGTGAGTTTACATTATTTTGTCCGTCTACAACCTACTCGTTAAACGGAAAAATGCTGGAAGATGGGGAAGTCTTTGTTTTACCAAAAACCGAATTCGAAGAAGCGTTAGCAGCGGATCCTTCCTTTACCCTTGAATGGTTAAAATGGATACAACTGCAAAATAGACGCCAACAATCGAAGTTTCGGGACTTGATATTACACGGTAAAAAAGGAGCCCTTTTCTCGACGCTTATCCGACTTGTTAACAGTTTTGGAAAAGAAGTAGAAGATGGAATGCTTATCGATGTTAAGTTAACCAATCAACAGGTAGCGAATTTATGTGGGACATCCCGTGAGGTCATTAATCGAATGTTAGGTGACTTAAAAAAGAACAACATTGTTTCTATCAAAAACGGCCATATCATTGTCCATGACCTCGAATTTTTAAAACGCGAAATCGATTGCGAAAATTGTCCAATTGATATTTGCCGAATGGAATAA
- a CDS encoding undecaprenyl-diphosphate phosphatase produces MEKLYVLIKYLLLGAFQGFTEPIPISSSGHLQFAQHIFGITMENFTFELLVNSASLIAVLIIYRQDLIRLISNGWEYLTTKNEHAKTDFRFIIYLIVGTIPAGVLGILLDDWIKEHLSNIRTVAISLIITGIALYLIRNLRGRKNDGDLTLKDALIVGFAQAVALIPGISRSGATIVAAMARGMKQETALRYSFLLYIPVSLGGMVLSISDLVNDPHLHDLFVPYVLAFFSSLVASYFSLKWFMNVMAKGNLIIFAVYCLIVGPLVLLFL; encoded by the coding sequence ATGGAAAAGCTGTACGTCTTAATCAAATATTTATTACTGGGCGCCTTTCAAGGGTTTACCGAACCAATTCCAATTTCATCCAGCGGCCATTTACAATTCGCACAACATATCTTCGGTATTACGATGGAAAACTTCACTTTTGAATTATTGGTGAATTCCGCTTCGTTAATAGCGGTACTAATCATTTACCGCCAAGACTTAATTCGGCTAATCAGTAACGGATGGGAGTATTTAACGACGAAGAACGAACATGCCAAGACGGACTTTCGCTTTATTATTTATTTAATCGTGGGTACGATCCCAGCCGGTGTATTAGGCATTTTATTGGACGATTGGATTAAAGAGCATCTATCCAATATTCGAACAGTGGCAATATCGTTAATTATTACCGGTATAGCACTTTATCTCATTCGTAACTTAAGAGGACGAAAAAACGATGGCGACTTAACGTTGAAAGATGCTCTTATTGTCGGTTTCGCCCAAGCCGTTGCCTTAATTCCTGGAATTAGTCGCTCAGGTGCTACGATTGTGGCGGCGATGGCCCGGGGAATGAAACAAGAAACGGCGCTGCGTTATTCCTTTCTTCTATACATCCCGGTTAGCTTAGGAGGAATGGTATTAAGCATCAGTGATTTAGTCAACGATCCACACTTACACGACTTATTTGTTCCATATGTCCTTGCATTTTTTAGCTCTTTAGTAGCCAGCTATTTTTCCTTAAAATGGTTTATGAACGTGATGGCGAAAGGAAACTTAATTATTTTTGCCGTGTATTGTTTAATTGTCGGCCCCCTTGTTCTTCTCTTTTTATAG
- a CDS encoding YjzC family protein — protein MGQRHQFRPGEKAPNNGTYIEIGETGSNVKNPKKIKLKAGDEFPEASNHNRHWTYMRKP, from the coding sequence ATGGGTCAACGTCATCAATTTCGTCCTGGTGAAAAAGCCCCCAACAACGGAACGTATATTGAAATTGGAGAAACAGGAAGTAATGTAAAAAATCCGAAAAAAATTAAGCTCAAAGCGGGAGATGAATTTCCAGAAGCATCGAATCATAACCGCCACTGGACATATATGCGAAAACCTTAA
- a CDS encoding YjzD family protein — protein sequence MRYLATFFWAFLLVQMLSYVVSSMMGAEYHFETGALLAVIATVLIYVVPTILPNDPVEKH from the coding sequence GTGCGTTATTTAGCAACGTTTTTCTGGGCATTTTTATTAGTACAAATGCTTTCATACGTAGTTAGTTCTATGATGGGGGCTGAATACCATTTTGAAACTGGAGCCCTATTAGCCGTGATTGCTACTGTACTAATTTATGTCGTTCCAACCATTCTACCAAACGACCCTGTAGAAAAGCATTAA
- a CDS encoding hydrolase — protein sequence MEQRSFQLQGQWCKIHYPERPNGFAVFILGDGHHFVEQKDSFWTQHYGRAYLLEELKQEGYLVFYSHLFGKHWGSKRAVEFAVQLYHYICQKEIINHKIHILSEGMGVLVAKQLMERIPGQIRSMTLLQPCLSLKKYIRQEKKNKVFYKKLKQEMAAAHKVPLEQCEQIINDESLNILMNTNIPLQFIHILDHSRYQPQMELSRRINIVRKQKGKSIEIQYLLPEKRGMVGRKMIRFFKKNEKVL from the coding sequence ATGGAACAACGATCATTTCAATTACAAGGACAATGGTGCAAGATTCATTATCCAGAGCGGCCAAACGGGTTTGCCGTTTTTATTCTTGGGGACGGGCACCATTTTGTTGAACAAAAGGATAGCTTTTGGACACAGCATTATGGCAGAGCGTACCTTCTTGAGGAGTTAAAACAAGAAGGTTACCTAGTTTTTTATTCTCATCTATTTGGAAAACATTGGGGAAGTAAGCGGGCAGTTGAATTTGCTGTTCAACTATATCATTACATTTGCCAAAAAGAAATCATTAATCATAAAATACACATTTTAAGTGAAGGAATGGGTGTTTTAGTCGCTAAACAATTAATGGAACGAATCCCCGGCCAAATAAGAAGCATGACGTTGTTACAGCCATGTTTGTCTTTAAAAAAATATATACGTCAAGAAAAGAAAAACAAAGTCTTTTATAAAAAATTAAAGCAAGAAATGGCTGCTGCTCATAAAGTACCGTTGGAACAATGTGAACAAATCATCAATGACGAGTCGTTGAATATTTTGATGAATACCAATATACCGCTTCAATTTATTCATATTTTAGATCATAGCCGCTATCAACCACAAATGGAATTGTCGAGAAGAATTAATATTGTCCGTAAACAAAAGGGGAAATCCATTGAAATTCAATATTTACTGCCAGAAAAAAGAGGAATGGTTGGACGAAAAATGATTCGGTTTTTTAAAAAAAATGAGAAGGTACTATAA
- a CDS encoding BMP family ABC transporter substrate-binding protein codes for MMKKIIGIALTLLLLTACSSIQDQSNLTKAGLLVPDTISDQVWGTKGYKGMLKIQSKYNVDVFYKEGMNSKALVEQAVKEFDQKGVNLIFGHGSEYAEYFNEIANEYKHIHFVSFNGNATASNTTSLQFKGFAMGYFGGMTASHMSKTKKVAVLAAFEWQPEVKGFIEGVQFQNSDTEVIVTYTHNWDDVGIALEALEEMIAKGVDVVYPAGDGFNVPVIEKLKEQGLYAIGYVSDQSDLGETTVLTSTVQHIDKLYELVAEKFIQGALEPGNLQFDFQDGVISMGKFSPLVDNEFKEQLNKYIDQYIKTGQLPDEQPMEGS; via the coding sequence ATGATGAAAAAAATAATCGGAATTGCACTTACGCTCCTCCTTCTTACGGCTTGTTCCTCGATACAAGATCAATCTAACTTAACAAAAGCAGGATTACTCGTACCTGATACGATCAGTGATCAAGTGTGGGGAACAAAAGGGTATAAAGGAATGTTAAAAATTCAATCGAAATATAATGTTGATGTATTTTATAAAGAAGGAATGAATTCCAAAGCTTTAGTGGAACAAGCGGTCAAAGAATTTGACCAAAAAGGGGTTAATCTCATTTTTGGTCATGGAAGCGAGTATGCAGAATATTTTAACGAAATAGCTAATGAATATAAACATATCCATTTTGTCAGCTTTAACGGTAATGCGACTGCTTCAAATACGACGAGCCTTCAATTTAAAGGCTTCGCTATGGGGTATTTTGGTGGAATGACCGCCAGTCACATGTCCAAAACGAAAAAAGTGGCCGTTTTAGCGGCATTTGAATGGCAACCAGAAGTCAAAGGTTTTATTGAAGGGGTACAGTTCCAAAATAGCGATACCGAAGTTATTGTCACTTACACGCATAATTGGGATGATGTTGGTATCGCACTTGAAGCATTAGAGGAAATGATTGCAAAAGGCGTAGACGTCGTCTATCCCGCAGGTGATGGCTTTAATGTTCCCGTCATTGAAAAGCTAAAAGAACAGGGGTTATATGCCATTGGTTATGTGTCCGACCAATCGGACTTAGGAGAAACGACTGTGCTAACTAGTACGGTACAACATATTGATAAATTATATGAATTAGTCGCTGAGAAGTTTATACAAGGGGCATTAGAGCCAGGCAATTTACAATTTGATTTTCAAGATGGAGTTATTTCCATGGGGAAATTCAGTCCGTTAGTTGACAATGAATTCAAAGAGCAATTAAATAAATATATCGACCAATATATAAAAACTGGGCAATTACCGGATGAACAACCTATGGAGGGATCGTAA
- a CDS encoding competence protein ComG, whose translation MSPDKSMEFMQIAMKYLPEAKEKLDETGIELTMEMLQPFMELFMKVMNEAYELGRKDALHEEQ comes from the coding sequence ATGTCACCAGACAAATCAATGGAATTTATGCAAATTGCGATGAAATATTTACCAGAAGCGAAAGAGAAGTTGGATGAAACAGGGATTGAGTTAACAATGGAAATGCTTCAACCGTTTATGGAGTTATTTATGAAAGTGATGAATGAAGCATATGAACTTGGTCGTAAAGATGCTTTACATGAAGAACAGTAA